Proteins encoded within one genomic window of Polaribacter sp. NJDZ03:
- a CDS encoding (Fe-S)-binding protein — translation MQYLPNIIFALALALGLSFFAMNIRKLLRNIKLGKEVNRTDKKPERLKNMLMIALGQSKMVKRPFSGFLHIVVYVGFIIINIEVLEIIIDGLFGTHRVFKGLIGDGLYGFLIGVFEVLAVLVFVAVIVFWLRRNISNIKRFLSKEMKGWPKNDGNYILYFEMVLMTLFLVMNATDASFQQAGIGNTISQFIAPLFDGFSPEGLHTIERTCWWIHILGILVFLNYLYYSKHLHILLAFPNTYFANLNPKGQFTNLESVTTEVKLMMDPDADPYAAPAEGEEEAIPEKFGASDVADLNWVQLLNAYTCTECGRCTSSCPANLTGKELSPRKIMMDTRDRLEEVGRNIDANKGVFVDDGKQLLNDYISPEELWACTSCNACVEECPVNIDPLSIIMDMRRYLVMEESAAPQELNMMMTNIENNGAPWQYNQQDRLNWANEE, via the coding sequence ATGCAATACCTACCCAACATAATTTTTGCTTTAGCCTTAGCTTTAGGACTTAGTTTTTTTGCGATGAACATTCGTAAACTATTAAGAAATATTAAATTAGGTAAAGAGGTTAATCGTACAGATAAAAAGCCTGAACGTTTAAAAAATATGTTGATGATTGCTCTTGGGCAATCTAAAATGGTAAAAAGACCTTTTTCAGGATTTCTTCATATTGTTGTGTACGTTGGTTTTATTATTATAAATATAGAAGTTTTAGAAATTATTATTGATGGGTTATTTGGAACTCACAGAGTTTTTAAAGGACTTATAGGTGATGGTTTATATGGATTTTTAATTGGTGTTTTCGAGGTATTAGCAGTCTTAGTTTTTGTAGCTGTTATCGTTTTTTGGCTACGTAGAAATATATCTAACATTAAACGTTTCTTAAGTAAGGAAATGAAAGGTTGGCCTAAAAACGATGGAAATTATATTCTTTATTTCGAAATGGTGTTAATGACCTTGTTTTTAGTGATGAATGCTACAGACGCTAGTTTTCAGCAAGCTGGAATTGGAAATACAATCAGTCAGTTTATAGCGCCTTTATTTGATGGGTTTTCTCCAGAAGGGTTGCACACTATAGAAAGAACTTGTTGGTGGATTCATATTTTAGGAATCTTAGTTTTCTTAAACTATTTATATTACTCAAAACATTTACACATCTTATTAGCGTTTCCAAACACCTATTTTGCAAACTTAAATCCTAAAGGTCAGTTTACAAATTTAGAATCTGTTACTACAGAAGTAAAGTTAATGATGGATCCAGATGCAGATCCTTATGCAGCTCCAGCTGAAGGAGAGGAAGAAGCAATTCCGGAAAAATTTGGAGCATCTGACGTTGCAGATTTAAACTGGGTACAATTATTAAACGCATACACCTGTACAGAGTGTGGTAGATGTACATCATCTTGTCCTGCAAACCTTACCGGAAAAGAATTATCTCCAAGAAAAATCATGATGGATACTCGTGATCGTTTAGAAGAGGTTGGTAGAAATATTGATGCTAATAAAGGCGTTTTTGTTGATGATGGTAAGCAATTATTAAACGATTATATTTCTCCAGAAGAACTTTGGGCATGTACAAGTTGTAATGCTTGTGTAGAAGAATGTCCGGTAAATATAGATCCTCTTTCTATTATTATGGATATGAGAAGATATTTGGTAATGGAAGAAAGTGCAGCGCCACAAGAGTTAAATATGATGATGACAAACATCGAAAATAATGGAGCGCCTTGGCAATACAATCAGCAAGACAGATTAAACTGGGCTAACGAAGAGTAA
- a CDS encoding PH domain-containing protein, translating to MNNTFDFSQFSKQSKKGILIIYLKLLYKVLKTFWILLFLFIQKFSKLNESTFFYIYLALGFLLLFFLIRAFLIYENFQFKVQDNHFILKQGILNKTNTSISFDRIQNINFKQNIIQQIINVHEVNIETAGSNKTEISIKALSFQKAKALKSELSSYNSTVINEEEVKEKPFLKISLLELLKVSLTENHLQSLLIFLALLLGLYQQLEQLFSGIGKDYLLNEYIEKSGSSFHKSVFVFIVLFILLVFIAILSSFVRVFLFHFNLTVFIKDQNFEIYQGLLTKKSIILKKDKIQSITVSTNPIKKILGISFITFKQAVSGEIGKKNKDKLIRIVGCKRTQVNKIKELLFNFSEVDHLEKKQVHVYLKKRMYFLSFILLLILNGALYLTFLDKLVFLGNVLLVPLFIFFVNLIFNKRFYKISDDVLLVGSGSFDTHLTYLPFFKVQNIKMMQTFFQERNKVVDLVFQTASGEIKLPCIEKSEAIKIYNYTLFKVESSTNLWM from the coding sequence ATGAATAACACGTTTGATTTTAGCCAATTTTCTAAGCAATCTAAAAAAGGAATACTTATAATTTATCTTAAGTTACTGTATAAAGTATTAAAAACTTTTTGGATTTTACTGTTTCTATTTATTCAAAAATTTTCTAAGCTTAACGAAAGTACATTTTTTTATATATACTTGGCGCTTGGGTTTTTATTATTATTTTTTCTGATTAGAGCTTTTTTAATTTATGAAAACTTTCAGTTTAAGGTTCAAGATAATCACTTTATCTTAAAACAAGGCATTTTAAACAAGACAAATACTTCCATTTCTTTTGATCGAATTCAGAATATTAATTTTAAGCAAAATATTATTCAGCAAATTATTAATGTTCATGAAGTTAATATAGAAACTGCTGGGTCTAATAAAACAGAAATTTCTATAAAAGCATTGTCTTTTCAAAAAGCAAAAGCACTTAAAAGTGAACTTTCAAGTTACAATTCTACAGTAATAAATGAGGAAGAGGTTAAAGAGAAACCTTTTTTAAAAATAAGTTTATTAGAATTGTTAAAAGTTAGTTTAACAGAAAATCACCTACAAAGTTTACTTATTTTTCTAGCATTATTATTAGGTCTTTATCAGCAGTTAGAGCAATTATTTAGCGGTATTGGAAAAGATTATTTGCTAAATGAATATATAGAGAAGAGTGGTAGTTCGTTTCATAAAAGCGTATTTGTATTTATTGTGCTCTTTATTTTACTCGTTTTTATAGCCATTTTAAGTTCTTTTGTAAGAGTGTTTTTATTTCATTTTAATTTAACTGTTTTTATAAAAGACCAGAATTTTGAAATCTATCAAGGATTGCTTACCAAGAAATCTATTATTTTAAAAAAGGATAAAATTCAAAGTATTACTGTTTCTACAAATCCAATAAAAAAGATTCTAGGCATTTCCTTTATCACATTTAAACAAGCTGTTAGTGGTGAAATTGGTAAAAAAAACAAAGATAAATTAATACGAATTGTTGGTTGTAAGAGAACTCAAGTTAATAAGATTAAAGAACTGCTTTTCAATTTTTCTGAAGTAGATCATTTAGAAAAAAAGCAGGTGCATGTTTATTTAAAAAAGAGAATGTATTTTTTGTCTTTTATACTTTTGTTGATATTAAACGGAGCTCTTTATCTTACTTTTTTAGACAAATTGGTTTTCTTAGGGAATGTTTTATTGGTTCCTTTGTTTATCTTTTTTGTCAATTTAATTTTCAATAAAAGATTCTATAAAATAAGCGATGATGTTTTGTTAGTCGGTTCTGGCAGTTTTGACACTCATTTAACATATTTACCGTTTTTTAAGGTTCAAAATATTAAAATGATGCAAACTTTTTTTCAAGAAAGAAATAAGGTTGTAGATTTGGTCTTTCAAACCGCTTCTGGAGAAATTAAACTTCCTTGTATAGAAAAAAGCGAGGCGATAAAAATTTACAATTATACTTTATTTAAAGTGGAAAGTAGTACAAATTTATGGATGTAA
- a CDS encoding PH domain-containing protein produces the protein MFKNELVSNLPNITEIAFKQIHKNYLKVILFNVLLIFTAALLGIYLASYYNFLEGISPYVYLIYIAFIIVFIFTVLLLYYGFKKRKYAVRQKDISYKSGLFYKKITTVPFSRIQHIEVDESPFSRFFKLASLSVFTAGDSSDDLEIKGITKKEAIEIKEFISQKINE, from the coding sequence ATGTTTAAAAACGAATTGGTTTCTAATTTACCAAATATTACCGAGATAGCCTTTAAACAGATTCATAAGAATTATTTAAAAGTTATTTTATTTAATGTATTATTAATTTTTACTGCTGCCTTATTAGGGATTTACTTAGCAAGTTATTATAATTTTCTTGAAGGAATTAGTCCTTATGTTTACCTTATCTATATCGCCTTTATAATTGTTTTTATTTTCACAGTACTTTTACTTTACTACGGATTTAAAAAAAGAAAATACGCGGTTAGACAAAAAGATATTTCTTATAAAAGTGGTCTGTTCTACAAAAAAATAACAACAGTACCGTTTTCTAGAATTCAGCATATAGAAGTAGATGAAAGTCCTTTTTCTAGGTTTTTTAAATTGGCTTCCTTAAGTGTTTTTACGGCAGGAGATAGTAGTGATGATTTAGAAATAAAAGGAATTACCAAAAAAGAAGCTATAGAAATAAAAGAATTTATCAGCCAAAAAATCAATGAATAA
- a CDS encoding (Fe-S)-binding protein, which produces MNVPTMADMMAQGKQPEVLFWVGAAGSYDDRAKKISRAFVKILHQAKVDFAVLGTEESSTGDAAKRAGNEFLFQMQAMMNIEVLNGYEVKKIVTCDPHSFNTLKNEYPSLGGKYEVFHHTQFIQNLIAEGRLKIDDTTLKGKRVTFHDPCYLGRANEVYESPRELIKRLGVNLTEMKRNKSTALCCGAGGAQMFKDAEKGDKEINVLRTEDALETKPNIIATGCPYCNTMMTDGIKFKEKEAEVVVKDIAELIAEANHL; this is translated from the coding sequence ATGAACGTACCAACAATGGCAGATATGATGGCTCAAGGTAAGCAACCAGAAGTGTTGTTTTGGGTTGGCGCAGCAGGAAGTTATGATGATAGAGCAAAAAAAATATCGAGAGCATTTGTAAAAATATTACATCAAGCTAAAGTAGATTTTGCTGTCTTAGGAACGGAAGAATCTTCTACTGGAGATGCCGCAAAAAGAGCAGGAAATGAATTTTTGTTTCAGATGCAGGCAATGATGAATATTGAAGTGCTAAATGGTTACGAAGTAAAAAAAATAGTTACTTGCGATCCGCATTCATTTAATACTTTAAAAAATGAATATCCTTCTTTAGGAGGAAAATATGAAGTTTTCCATCACACACAATTCATACAAAATTTAATTGCAGAAGGGCGTTTAAAAATTGATGATACTACTTTAAAAGGGAAAAGAGTAACGTTTCACGATCCTTGTTATTTAGGTAGAGCTAATGAAGTGTATGAGTCTCCTAGAGAATTAATAAAAAGATTAGGCGTTAATTTAACAGAAATGAAACGCAATAAATCTACAGCATTGTGTTGTGGAGCAGGAGGAGCGCAAATGTTTAAAGATGCAGAAAAAGGGGATAAGGAAATTAATGTTTTAAGAACAGAAGATGCTTTAGAAACCAAACCAAATATTATTGCCACAGGTTGCCCTTATTGTAATACCATGATGACAGACGGAATTAAGTTTAAAGAAAAAGAAGCCGAAGTTGTTGTTAAAGATATTGCAGAATTAATTGCAGAAGCTAACCATTTGTAG
- the menA gene encoding 1,4-dihydroxy-2-naphthoate octaprenyltransferase, protein MDVKSYVKAARLRTLPLSVSGIIVGCFLGSDQLNNQVSILESPIFWLAILTTIGFQVLSNFANDYGDGIKGSDKNRTGEARMVSSGAITPKQMKSAMIITTIITLIIALLLIYVSFGKENFGYSILFLGLGIASIAAAIKYTVGNSAYGYSGFGDIFVFLFFGLLSVVGSYFLFTKQIDFTVFLPAISVGLLSTAVLNLNNLRDREEDQKNNKNTLVVKLGILKAKKYHYGLIFGALITACVYTFLDFKTVYQLIFLMAFVPLLKNVKTVANNTVPSELDSELKKVALSTFLFAILFGIGQIL, encoded by the coding sequence ATGGATGTAAAAAGTTACGTAAAAGCAGCACGATTAAGAACCTTACCTTTATCGGTTTCAGGAATTATTGTTGGATGTTTTTTAGGGAGTGATCAATTAAATAATCAAGTTTCAATTTTAGAATCTCCTATTTTTTGGTTAGCAATTTTAACCACTATTGGTTTTCAAGTATTGTCTAATTTTGCGAACGATTATGGAGACGGAATTAAAGGATCCGATAAAAATAGAACAGGAGAAGCACGTATGGTTTCATCCGGAGCAATTACTCCGAAACAAATGAAATCTGCCATGATAATTACAACAATTATTACGTTGATAATTGCATTATTGCTAATTTATGTTTCTTTCGGAAAAGAAAATTTCGGGTATTCAATACTGTTTTTAGGTTTAGGAATTGCCTCAATAGCAGCAGCTATAAAATATACAGTTGGTAATTCAGCCTATGGATATAGTGGTTTTGGAGATATTTTTGTTTTTCTATTCTTTGGATTACTAAGTGTTGTAGGTAGTTATTTCTTATTTACAAAACAGATAGATTTTACTGTTTTTCTACCCGCAATATCTGTTGGGTTGCTAAGTACGGCGGTTCTAAATCTAAATAATTTACGAGATAGGGAAGAGGATCAAAAAAATAATAAAAATACGCTAGTGGTAAAATTAGGAATATTAAAAGCAAAAAAATACCATTATGGATTGATTTTTGGTGCTTTAATTACTGCTTGTGTGTATACTTTTTTAGATTTTAAAACTGTTTATCAACTTATTTTCTTAATGGCTTTTGTGCCGTTACTTAAAAACGTAAAAACTGTTGCAAACAACACGGTACCTTCGGAATTAGATAGTGAATTAAAGAAAGTAGCATTGAGTACTTTTTTGTTTGCAATTCTTTTTGGAATTGGACAAATATTGTAA